A window of Acidobacteriota bacterium genomic DNA:
GCGGCGGCGATGCCGGCGGTGGCGGGCGCGCAGCCGCGCAAGGCTCTTGCCGGGCGGCTGAAGCAATCGGTGTGTCGCTGGTGCTACAGCAAGATTCCGTTGACGGACTTCTTCAAGGCGTGCGCCGAGATGGGACTGCCGGCGATCGATCTCCTCACCGAAGAGGAGTGGACGATCGCCAGGCGTGACTTCGGGCTGACATGTTCGACGGGCTTCCCGTCGGTGCGATCGATTCCCGACGGCATCAACAACACGAAGTTCCACGACGGCATCGTCGCGTCGCTGACGGAGATGATCCCGAAGGCCGCGAAGGCGGGCGTGCCCAACGTGATCACGTTCTTCGGCAATCGCCGCGGGCAGGATCTCGAAGAGGCGAAGGTGAACAGCGTGGCGTGCCTGAAGCGCATCGCCCCGATCGCCGAGGCCGAGGGCGTGACGGTGATCGTCGAGCTGCTGAACAGCAAGGTCGATCACAAGGACTATCTCGGCGACCACACGGCGTACGGCGTCGACGTGTGCAAGCGCGTGGGGTCACCGCGCGTGAAGCTGCTCTACGACATCTACCACATGCAGATCATGGAGGGCGATGTCATGCGCACGATGGGCGACAACTGGGAGTACATCGCGCACCTGCACACGGGCGGCGTGCCCGGCCGGCACGAACTCGACGACACGCAGGAGCTGCAGTGGCGCTCGATCGCGAAGTTCGTCGCCGACAAGGGGTACACGGGCTACTTCGCCCACGAGTTCGTCCCGTCGCGCGATCCCCTGACGTCGCTGCGCGAAGCCGTGACACTGTGCGATGTCTGACGGGATGGTGTTCCAGGGCCATCGGCCATCGGAACAGCCTGAGCGCGGGAAGTGCGCGCGGGTGGCGCCGGACGGGGCCGCCCCGCCCGGGTCGACGAGCCTCTCCCGTACCAGTGCTGTTGGCGAGGAGGACGGGTGGGGCTGTCCGGCGACAGGACCCGCGCGCAGAGGCCGCGTGAGTGCGGCCCTACTTCAGTTTCGTATCGAAGCTTCGGACTTTTCGGGCGAGGGCGGCCACTTCGCCCTCGGTGAACTGGCCCTTGAACGGCATCATCGCGGTGCCGGAGACGCCGTTCGTGATGGTGTTCATCAGCTCCTTGACCGACGAGCCGTGGAGCCACACGCCATCGACGAAGTTCATGTTCGGGATGGGCGAGTTGCCGTCCAGCGTGTGACAGACGGCGCACTTGGTCTTGAAGATCTCCTCGGCCGATTCGATCTCCGCCGCGGTAGGGACCGGGCCTGCGGCGGCCTTGGCCGCCGCCTTCTTCTTCGCCTGGGCGAGCGTGATCGTGCTGCCCGCGCCCGCCATCATCACCATCGCCAGGAACCCGGCGCCAATCGTCCGTCCCGTGATCATCGTCGGTACATCCTCGTTCGCGACTTGCGTGTCGGGGCCACAGGGTACAGGCGGCTGATGGCTCCGGACAAGCCCGGTGACAGCAGGGACGGCCCGCGTGAGCCGTCCCTGCCAGATTGACGATCAGGAGCCCTGGCTGGCCGCCTTCGCCCACGCGCTGGCGTAGCCGTTCATGTCCGCGGCGGACGGCGTGCCGTCCACGAGCAGGATGCGATAGCGGAACGTGGCGGGCGTGCCTTCGGCGATGGAGAAGTTCAGCGTGTCCTTCCCATCGCTGAGCGCCGCCTGGCCGAGCGGGTTGGCGGCAAACAGGCCGTAGCCGCGCGCGTGCCAGTAGGTGGGGTAGCCCGGGTTGCCGGGCGCGTCGAGGATGGCCACCGTCACCGGCTTGCCGTCGACGGTCCCCGCGAGCGCCGTCCACGTGCCGCGCGTGCCCCACACGTCCTTGCCGACCTTGCCTTCGCTCGTGAGGTACTTCCCCGTGACGCCCGTGGTGTCCATGTTG
This region includes:
- a CDS encoding TIM barrel protein yields the protein MERTGFSPCDDGEQFRNSKETVMTRRELLGAAALTAAGAAAMPAVAGAQPRKALAGRLKQSVCRWCYSKIPLTDFFKACAEMGLPAIDLLTEEEWTIARRDFGLTCSTGFPSVRSIPDGINNTKFHDGIVASLTEMIPKAAKAGVPNVITFFGNRRGQDLEEAKVNSVACLKRIAPIAEAEGVTVIVELLNSKVDHKDYLGDHTAYGVDVCKRVGSPRVKLLYDIYHMQIMEGDVMRTMGDNWEYIAHLHTGGVPGRHELDDTQELQWRSIAKFVADKGYTGYFAHEFVPSRDPLTSLREAVTLCDV
- a CDS encoding c-type cytochrome; translated protein: MITGRTIGAGFLAMVMMAGAGSTITLAQAKKKAAAKAAAGPVPTAAEIESAEEIFKTKCAVCHTLDGNSPIPNMNFVDGVWLHGSSVKELMNTITNGVSGTAMMPFKGQFTEGEVAALARKVRSFDTKLK